Proteins encoded by one window of Salmonirosea aquatica:
- a CDS encoding RagB/SusD family nutrient uptake outer membrane protein produces the protein MKRYIKTILLSAVLLVGITVSCKDSFLDRPPLGAIAETSLTNPNGVNGALIVAYRGLTGVQIGAWYTSANNWLWGGIRSDDSYKGSESLDQATEINPVERFEVLPNGPSVGNKWRALYDGIGMANIVLRLVEKTPEISAENKTRIIAEARFLRGFQHFEAKRNFGNVPYVDETIEGTDAYKALKNDQSIWPQIEADLKFAYDNLPGTQTAVGRVNKWAAGAYYGKALLYQSKFSEAKAVFDQVIANGTTSKGEKYGLVSEFKNVFRGEEENGKEIIFSIQYTVGDGTGGANSNKEGELTNPHNDGPGGCCGFYQPSQTLVNAYQVDAKGLPFLDTYKTMNVRSQESDPNNYPDRGMLDPRLDYTVGRVGVPYKDFGPAKATWIRQLANGGPWLPNKMIQWKDEIGTYYIPGGWGQTQLGKNQILMRYADLLLMDAECEVEVGSLDKALQYVNMIRTRAAGSSVVKMEDGKPVADYKVAPYSGPWTDKEAARKAVRFERFIELAQEGHRFYDLVRWGVADVVITDFLNRESKVRTSLAGAKFTKGKDEYLPIPEFVVNQSKVDGVANIKQNPGY, from the coding sequence ATGAAAAGATATATCAAGACAATCCTTTTATCGGCCGTCCTACTCGTGGGAATCACCGTTTCCTGCAAGGATAGCTTTCTGGACCGCCCACCCCTGGGGGCCATCGCCGAAACATCTCTTACTAATCCCAATGGGGTGAATGGCGCACTCATCGTGGCTTACCGGGGGCTCACCGGCGTGCAAATTGGAGCATGGTACACCAGCGCTAACAACTGGCTTTGGGGTGGGATACGCTCGGACGATTCGTACAAAGGTTCCGAATCGCTGGATCAGGCTACGGAAATCAACCCTGTGGAGCGCTTCGAGGTACTGCCCAACGGGCCATCCGTAGGTAACAAATGGAGGGCGCTCTACGATGGAATCGGTATGGCCAACATCGTGTTGAGGCTGGTAGAGAAGACCCCCGAAATTTCAGCGGAGAACAAGACCAGGATCATCGCCGAAGCCCGCTTTCTACGCGGCTTCCAGCACTTCGAGGCCAAGCGCAACTTTGGCAACGTACCCTATGTGGACGAAACGATCGAAGGTACCGACGCCTATAAGGCGCTGAAAAACGATCAGAGTATTTGGCCGCAGATCGAAGCCGATCTGAAATTCGCCTATGACAACCTTCCCGGCACCCAGACCGCCGTAGGGCGGGTGAATAAATGGGCGGCGGGTGCTTACTACGGCAAAGCGTTGCTGTACCAGAGCAAGTTCAGTGAAGCCAAGGCCGTATTCGATCAGGTGATTGCCAATGGTACTACGAGTAAAGGCGAAAAATATGGTCTGGTGTCTGAATTCAAGAATGTGTTCCGGGGTGAAGAGGAAAACGGAAAAGAAATCATTTTCAGCATCCAGTACACCGTGGGCGACGGGACAGGCGGAGCCAACAGCAACAAGGAAGGCGAGCTGACCAATCCTCACAACGACGGTCCCGGCGGCTGCTGCGGATTTTACCAGCCTTCCCAAACGCTGGTCAATGCCTATCAGGTAGATGCCAAGGGCTTACCCTTTCTCGACACCTACAAAACCATGAATGTGAGGAGCCAGGAATCCGATCCGAACAACTACCCGGATCGGGGTATGCTCGATCCGCGCCTCGACTATACCGTAGGCCGTGTAGGAGTTCCTTACAAAGACTTTGGCCCAGCCAAAGCCACCTGGATTCGCCAGCTGGCCAACGGCGGCCCTTGGCTACCCAACAAAATGATTCAGTGGAAAGATGAGATCGGTACCTATTATATTCCCGGCGGCTGGGGACAAACCCAGTTGGGAAAGAACCAGATTCTGATGCGCTATGCTGATCTGCTCCTTATGGACGCCGAATGCGAGGTTGAGGTGGGTAGCCTGGACAAAGCACTCCAGTACGTCAACATGATCCGCACACGCGCAGCGGGTTCGAGTGTCGTCAAAATGGAGGATGGAAAGCCCGTGGCTGATTATAAAGTTGCGCCCTATTCCGGCCCCTGGACGGATAAGGAAGCGGCTCGCAAGGCCGTGCGCTTCGAACGTTTCATCGAACTGGCTCAGGAAGGGCACCGCTTCTACGATTTGGTGCGCTGGGGCGTGGCCGATGTGGTAATTACGGATTTCCTTAACCGTGAGTCGAAAGTCAGAACCAGTCTGGCGGGCGCCAAATTCACCAAGGGCAAGGACGAATACCTGCCCATCCCTGAGTTTGTGGTCAACCAGAGCAAGGTGGATGGGGTAGCCAACATCAAGCAGAATCCGGGTTACTGA